The following are from one region of the Actinoplanes sp. L3-i22 genome:
- a CDS encoding helix-turn-helix domain-containing protein: protein MPRGRGGEIYAVDVWSDIPEERRPGLLRYDNALHPALASRMIRSTTRLGDLVADPFLGSGSSAAACAIRRARPPTHGGREQGQDGVMSIIGCCAFRPAMPDPLSQGWWTMTPSGTAGDTIGERLRRLRGERGLTQEDLAGLASVSVDLVKKLEQGKRESARLTSLAALADALDVPLSELTDKRPRLDATGDRLVLNLRDVLLSPKLLPGIDPEDGEEPVPSQRLATTLNATWEDYWSGRFAEVARRAPGLIEEARHARRADVAGSALVLAQAYQLAACLLGQFGRDDLALIGAERAISAASAASDELQWATAHGTYVWILMNQARNAEAERLAAQVAARIEPRLSSATPEHLTVWGGMALWAMAAACAAGRADETDHYLGLARAGAVRMNADRLDRAINFGPTQVAMQDTYAQICLERPERALTAAKRVRPDDLRPISYGRHLLDVALAQADLRRDAEAVDTLSRAKSIAPVWFRHQVAARNLVFEICERRARLTPSMRELVRALAQR from the coding sequence ATGCCGCGCGGCCGCGGCGGCGAGATCTACGCCGTGGACGTATGGAGCGACATCCCGGAGGAACGCCGGCCTGGGCTGCTGCGCTACGACAACGCGCTGCACCCGGCTCTGGCGTCCCGGATGATCCGGTCGACGACCCGCTTGGGTGACCTGGTCGCTGACCCGTTTCTCGGCAGCGGCTCCTCTGCGGCCGCCTGTGCAATCCGGCGTGCCCGCCCGCCAACTCATGGCGGCAGGGAACAGGGGCAGGACGGCGTAATGTCGATTATTGGCTGCTGCGCCTTCCGGCCAGCCATGCCCGACCCCCTATCGCAGGGATGGTGGACGATGACGCCTTCCGGCACTGCTGGAGACACCATCGGCGAACGGCTTCGCCGACTCCGCGGCGAGCGCGGTCTGACCCAGGAGGACCTCGCCGGCCTTGCGTCGGTGAGCGTGGACCTGGTGAAGAAACTGGAGCAGGGCAAGCGGGAGTCGGCGCGACTGACGTCGCTGGCCGCCCTTGCTGACGCGCTGGATGTCCCACTGTCGGAATTGACCGACAAGCGGCCACGTCTTGATGCGACCGGCGACCGGCTGGTCCTCAACCTGCGTGACGTGCTGCTGTCACCGAAGCTGTTGCCGGGGATAGATCCCGAGGACGGTGAAGAACCCGTTCCCTCGCAGCGGCTGGCTACGACGCTCAACGCGACCTGGGAGGACTATTGGTCCGGCCGGTTCGCGGAGGTGGCACGCCGTGCGCCGGGACTGATAGAAGAAGCCCGCCACGCGCGACGTGCCGACGTTGCCGGCAGCGCGCTGGTTCTGGCGCAGGCCTATCAGCTCGCGGCCTGTCTACTCGGCCAGTTCGGTCGCGATGACCTTGCGCTGATCGGCGCCGAGCGAGCCATCTCGGCGGCTTCCGCTGCCTCCGACGAGCTGCAGTGGGCTACTGCGCACGGCACCTACGTCTGGATCCTGATGAACCAGGCGCGCAACGCGGAAGCGGAACGGCTCGCGGCTCAGGTGGCCGCTCGGATCGAGCCGCGTCTGAGTAGCGCAACGCCCGAACATCTGACCGTCTGGGGTGGGATGGCGCTGTGGGCGATGGCAGCGGCGTGCGCTGCCGGTCGTGCCGACGAAACCGATCACTACCTCGGCCTGGCCAGGGCTGGTGCAGTACGGATGAACGCAGATCGGCTCGATCGCGCCATCAACTTCGGACCCACCCAGGTGGCCATGCAGGACACGTACGCGCAGATTTGTCTCGAGCGACCGGAACGTGCACTCACCGCGGCCAAGCGGGTGCGCCCGGACGACCTCCGGCCGATCTCTTACGGTCGGCACCTGCTGGACGTCGCGCTGGCGCAGGCCGACCTTCGTCGGGACGCCGAGGCGGTCGACACGCTCAGCAGGGCGAAGAGCATCGCTCCGGTGTGGTTCCGGCACCAGGTCGCGGCCCGCAACCTGGTCTTCGAGATCTGCGAACGGCGCGCGAGGCTGACCCCGTCGATGCGCGAACTCGTCCGCGCACTCGCCCAACGCTGA
- a CDS encoding NADP-dependent oxidoreductase: MKAVRYDRFAGIDGIYLADLPAPAPGPGEVVVRVVAGALNPGALPALHGSSYTPGRDLAGEVVAVGADVHSLTVDDAVLGWLQSWDAHAQLVAIPAAQLVSKPQALPWDVAGSLYTTPMAGLGAIRAVDPRPGETVVISGASGGVGFTAAQLAVRAGATVIGLTSAAHFDLLRNYGIEPVRYGDGEQERIRATADRVNAFIDTVGGGYIDLALDLGVPADRIDTVVDYRGAKEKGVKAFGTTDAGGTPALAELAALAAGGDLHIPIAATYPLTDVQDAYRALSGRKTHGRIVLHPQDLA, encoded by the coding sequence ATGAAGGCAGTGCGTTATGACCGTTTTGCGGGCATCGACGGGATCTATCTCGCCGACCTACCCGCACCCGCGCCCGGCCCCGGCGAGGTGGTCGTGCGGGTCGTGGCCGGCGCACTGAACCCCGGGGCGTTACCGGCACTGCACGGCAGCTCGTACACGCCGGGCCGCGATCTGGCCGGTGAAGTCGTCGCGGTCGGCGCCGACGTGCACAGCCTCACCGTCGATGACGCGGTCCTCGGCTGGCTCCAGAGCTGGGACGCCCACGCCCAGCTCGTCGCCATCCCCGCCGCCCAACTCGTGAGCAAGCCGCAGGCTCTGCCCTGGGACGTGGCCGGCTCGCTCTACACCACACCGATGGCGGGCCTCGGCGCCATCCGGGCGGTGGACCCCCGGCCCGGCGAAACCGTCGTCATCTCGGGCGCGTCGGGTGGCGTCGGCTTCACCGCCGCCCAGCTCGCGGTCCGGGCCGGCGCAACCGTGATCGGCCTGACCAGCGCCGCGCACTTCGACCTGCTCCGGAACTACGGCATCGAGCCCGTCCGGTACGGCGACGGCGAGCAGGAGAGGATCCGTGCCACGGCCGACCGCGTCAACGCGTTCATCGACACCGTCGGTGGCGGGTACATCGATCTCGCCCTCGACCTCGGCGTCCCGGCCGACCGCATCGACACCGTCGTCGACTATCGCGGAGCCAAGGAAAAGGGCGTCAAAGCCTTCGGTACGACCGATGCCGGCGGCACCCCGGCACTGGCCGAACTGGCCGCCCTCGCCGCCGGCGGCGACCTGCACATCCCGATCGCCGCAACCTACCCGCTCACCGATGTACAAGACGCCTACCGGGCCCTGTCCGGCCGCAAGACGCACGGGCGCATCGTGCTGCACCCCCAGGACCTTGCCTGA
- a CDS encoding TetR/AcrR family transcriptional regulator, with amino-acid sequence MEVSGPRGVRQSPAMGRPRDSGRDSAILDATLALLTELGYEQLSMEAVAGRSGAAKTTIYRRYRDKAALVAAAVEYRAPATPPQPGGENLREDLLALVTWLARSIAEQEVGLLGALFSGMRTDARLAEEMRRILRRDQTAMTDGLVRHAAEQLVPGSATLFAEVAPAVIVHRIVVAGEPCDAAFAAHLVDDILMPLLRPA; translated from the coding sequence ATGGAGGTTTCGGGACCTCGTGGCGTCCGTCAGTCCCCGGCCATGGGCCGGCCCCGGGATTCCGGGCGTGACTCAGCCATCCTGGACGCCACGCTGGCACTGCTGACCGAGTTGGGCTACGAGCAGCTCTCCATGGAAGCTGTGGCCGGCCGTTCCGGCGCGGCCAAGACAACGATCTACCGCCGGTACCGCGACAAGGCCGCGCTGGTCGCCGCCGCGGTTGAGTACCGCGCGCCCGCCACGCCTCCGCAGCCCGGCGGCGAGAACCTCCGCGAGGATCTGCTCGCCCTGGTGACGTGGCTCGCGCGCAGCATCGCCGAGCAGGAGGTGGGTCTGCTCGGAGCCCTGTTCTCCGGCATGCGAACTGACGCGCGGCTCGCCGAGGAGATGCGCCGGATCCTGCGGCGTGACCAGACCGCGATGACAGACGGGCTGGTTCGCCACGCAGCCGAGCAGCTGGTGCCCGGGTCGGCAACGCTGTTCGCCGAGGTCGCTCCGGCGGTAATCGTGCATCGCATCGTGGTCGCGGGCGAGCCGTGCGACGCTGCCTTCGCGGCCCATCTCGTCGACGACATCCTCATGCCGCTCCTGCGCCCGGCCTGA
- a CDS encoding sulfite exporter TauE/SafE family protein: MNVVSWETGLAGFTAGLLIAVVTAPVGVSGAVFLLPVQLSVLHVPSPAVTPTNLLFNVVSGPGALARYRRNGQLTGSLARLLIAGTVPGVVLGAVIRVFAIPGPRVFRLVAAAVLFPLGLWLCARAARPGLPDRPPLSRRVVVGLSLVTGTVGGIYGIGGGSILGPVLAGRGTPMAQIAPAALAATFVTSIAGAATYGVLALTTSGDIAPHWALGVLCGAGGLIGGHLGARLQPYLPERALRLLLGTLATALAMLYLVQGVSSGHNSR; this comes from the coding sequence ATGAATGTCGTGAGCTGGGAGACCGGGCTGGCCGGCTTCACCGCCGGGCTGCTGATCGCGGTCGTCACCGCACCGGTCGGCGTCTCCGGCGCGGTGTTCCTGCTCCCGGTCCAGCTCAGTGTTCTGCATGTGCCCAGTCCGGCGGTCACCCCCACCAACCTGCTGTTCAACGTGGTCTCCGGCCCGGGCGCCCTGGCCCGCTATCGCCGCAACGGTCAACTGACCGGATCGCTGGCGCGGTTGCTGATCGCCGGCACGGTCCCCGGTGTCGTGCTCGGCGCGGTCATCCGGGTCTTCGCGATTCCCGGGCCCCGGGTCTTCCGGCTCGTGGCCGCCGCGGTGCTGTTCCCCCTCGGGCTGTGGCTGTGTGCCCGCGCGGCACGGCCGGGACTACCCGACCGCCCGCCGCTGTCCCGCCGGGTGGTTGTCGGGCTCAGTCTGGTCACCGGCACTGTCGGCGGCATCTACGGCATCGGCGGCGGCTCGATCCTGGGCCCCGTCCTCGCCGGCCGTGGCACCCCGATGGCCCAGATCGCACCCGCGGCCCTGGCCGCCACGTTCGTCACGTCAATCGCCGGCGCCGCGACCTACGGCGTACTCGCGCTGACCACCAGTGGCGACATAGCACCGCACTGGGCGCTGGGTGTGCTGTGCGGAGCCGGCGGGCTCATCGGCGGTCACCTCGGCGCCCGCTTGCAGCCCTACCTGCCGGAGCGGGCTCTGCGGCTGCTCCTCGGGACTCTGGCCACCGCCCTCGCCATGCTTTACCTGGTCCAAGGCGTCAGCTCCGGGCACAACAGCCGATAG
- a CDS encoding superoxide dismutase, protein MTGTGPEHDDTAGSGSGTPAHTGPGPAFLGAQQAAGVIAAKHRGDFAGAEQLLIAMGDERAQARGFCLFAELSLALVRAQTGQPMDELIQGLSLLMADAAHSGPPPGLDQAA, encoded by the coding sequence GTGACCGGCACCGGCCCGGAGCACGACGACACCGCGGGGTCCGGGTCCGGCACCCCCGCGCACACCGGCCCCGGGCCGGCCTTCCTCGGCGCCCAGCAGGCCGCCGGCGTCATCGCCGCCAAGCACCGCGGCGACTTCGCCGGCGCCGAGCAGCTGCTGATCGCGATGGGCGACGAGCGCGCCCAGGCCCGCGGCTTCTGCCTGTTCGCCGAGCTGTCCCTCGCTCTGGTCCGGGCCCAGACCGGCCAGCCCATGGACGAGCTGATCCAGGGACTGAGCCTGCTGATGGCCGACGCCGCGCACAGCGGTCCCCCGCCCGGCCTCGACCAGGCGGCCTGA
- a CDS encoding Fe-Mn family superoxide dismutase has translation MDLPPSSLVIGQGSTPILVFDAWEHAYYLQYKNVRPDYVDRLWNLVNWTDVTRRFDAARAAGNPIILAP, from the coding sequence ATAGACCTTCCCCCATCTTCGCTGGTCATCGGGCAGGGCTCCACGCCGATCCTGGTCTTCGACGCCTGGGAGCACGCCTACTACCTGCAGTACAAGAACGTGCGCCCGGACTACGTCGACCGGCTGTGGAACCTGGTCAACTGGACCGACGTGACGCGGCGTTTCGACGCGGCCCGCGCCGCCGGCAACCCGATCATTCTCGCCCCGTGA